The following are encoded together in the uncultured Sphaerochaeta sp. genome:
- a CDS encoding extracellular solute-binding protein, which produces MRKLRNVLFLLLILFSVGAVASAQGQQEAGDKDVEIVFWSHLGESPEFVHAFAEKATEAFASIGMNNFTVRSEIIDYSNYEQKYLSAFSSGKGPDIFFGRAADWALDYGINPIAAPFREDTQKVWDEALMDLVSKQGVIDGKRFGIPYEAGVGQMLYYNKDHFIDAGLDPNNPPETLEEMAEYAEALTKRDKNGKITRGGYGMRYLGQGGGIWDKFRTVYHQFGAVALSPDGKTADGYINSPESLAAFTYFNDLVRVQKAVNTSFDMPETAFKQGLVSMIYREPWLITSIAEEAPNLNYGLAPIPSGPAGLVAKQIPLDGWNYLVNSQSKYVDEIMDMLIAFCNVESDVYIHQFRQTPPVLEAAYDSDYVKSLPYGDIITTYAQSIVSPEYYTVGANQAVTIAGEELVKMVLGEQTPEEAVAKAADRMDEMLATL; this is translated from the coding sequence ATGAGAAAATTACGTAACGTGTTGTTTCTATTGCTAATTTTATTCAGCGTAGGTGCAGTTGCAAGTGCTCAGGGGCAGCAGGAGGCTGGAGATAAGGATGTCGAGATTGTATTTTGGTCTCATTTAGGAGAAAGTCCAGAATTTGTACATGCCTTTGCAGAAAAAGCTACCGAGGCCTTTGCTTCAATCGGTATGAATAATTTTACCGTTCGATCAGAAATTATTGACTACAGCAACTATGAACAGAAGTACCTAAGTGCTTTTTCAAGTGGAAAAGGGCCTGATATCTTCTTTGGTAGAGCTGCAGACTGGGCTCTTGACTATGGAATCAACCCTATTGCAGCTCCCTTCCGAGAAGATACTCAGAAAGTGTGGGATGAGGCCCTAATGGATCTTGTTTCAAAGCAGGGTGTGATTGATGGAAAGCGCTTTGGAATCCCCTATGAAGCTGGAGTAGGCCAGATGCTGTACTACAATAAGGATCACTTTATTGATGCAGGACTTGATCCTAATAATCCCCCCGAGACGCTTGAGGAGATGGCTGAATATGCTGAAGCTCTAACCAAACGCGATAAAAATGGGAAAATCACTCGCGGTGGATATGGAATGCGTTATTTAGGTCAAGGAGGAGGAATTTGGGATAAATTTAGAACAGTTTATCATCAGTTTGGGGCAGTTGCCCTTTCCCCAGACGGGAAAACTGCTGATGGCTATATCAATTCACCTGAATCACTGGCAGCATTTACGTATTTTAATGATCTTGTGCGTGTGCAGAAAGCTGTTAATACTTCATTTGACATGCCTGAAACAGCATTTAAACAAGGGCTTGTTTCAATGATTTATCGTGAGCCTTGGCTAATCACTTCAATTGCTGAAGAGGCTCCTAACCTTAATTATGGACTCGCACCAATTCCCTCTGGACCTGCAGGGCTAGTTGCCAAACAGATTCCCTTGGATGGTTGGAACTATCTAGTAAATAGCCAATCTAAATATGTTGACGAAATTATGGATATGTTGATTGCCTTCTGCAATGTAGAAAGTGATGTGTATATTCATCAATTCAGACAGACCCCTCCAGTGCTTGAAGCAGCTTATGATAGCGACTATGTGAAATCTCTTCCTTATGGAGACATTATCACAACATATGCGCAGAGTATTGTAAGTCCAGAGTACTACACAGTTGGTGCTAACCAAGCTGTAACGATTGCTGGTGAAGAACTTGTCAAAATGGTGTTAGGTGAGCAGACTCCAGAAGAAGCTGTTGCAAAAGCGGCAGATCGAATGGATGAAATGCTTGCAACTCTCTAA
- a CDS encoding sugar ABC transporter permease, whose protein sequence is MMKMIGQNSLNRKYAIAGILFVAPAFIYYLAIFFYPLLSAVYSSFFKVNILANQYTFVGLKNYVETISSQDFQHSVKVTFLYIGMFIPIIMITTIALSIFVTQFPSRISGFFIVLFILPFISANVTAGMIWNFILDPVLGIVNNLTGSSLKWFRGADTALFSVVIVGLWLRIGFDVLILVGSIRGIPPEVYEASKLDGAHGLKQFFYITYPLINPTVVLVLTLEVIRSFRVFGEIMSTTGGGPGGATKSLMIYLIKDVFPLSYGRASAVSILLVFFMIVLSLLQRFLKKNVQY, encoded by the coding sequence ATGATGAAAATGATTGGCCAAAATTCTTTGAATAGAAAATATGCCATTGCAGGAATTCTTTTTGTAGCACCGGCGTTTATATACTATCTTGCGATTTTCTTCTATCCTCTGCTTTCAGCAGTTTATAGCTCATTCTTTAAAGTAAATATCCTTGCTAATCAATATACGTTTGTAGGGTTAAAGAACTATGTTGAGACTATTTCTAGCCAAGATTTTCAACATAGTGTTAAAGTCACATTTCTATACATTGGTATGTTTATACCAATTATTATGATAACAACTATTGCACTATCAATATTTGTAACACAATTCCCTTCAAGGATATCCGGATTTTTTATCGTTCTTTTTATTCTGCCTTTTATCTCAGCAAACGTAACGGCAGGTATGATATGGAATTTTATTCTGGATCCAGTTTTAGGAATTGTTAATAATCTGACAGGAAGTAGTCTTAAATGGTTTAGAGGGGCCGACACTGCGCTTTTCTCTGTTGTTATTGTTGGTCTTTGGCTACGGATAGGCTTTGATGTCCTGATCCTTGTAGGGAGTATCAGGGGTATCCCCCCAGAAGTGTATGAAGCTTCTAAGTTGGATGGGGCTCATGGGTTGAAACAATTCTTCTATATCACATACCCCCTTATCAATCCAACTGTAGTATTGGTGCTTACACTTGAAGTCATTCGCTCGTTTCGTGTGTTTGGTGAAATCATGTCCACGACGGGTGGGGGTCCAGGAGGAGCTACAAAATCACTGATGATCTATCTGATTAAGGATGTTTTTCCTTTAAGTTATGGAAGAGCTTCAGCAGTGAGTATCTTACTAGTTTTTTTCATGATTGTTCTAAGTCTGCTTCAGCGGTTCCTCAAAAAAAATGTTCAATATTAG
- a CDS encoding carbohydrate ABC transporter permease, protein MSKTSIIKHKEYMRILPKFKNISISSLVITTILALFIVIPFIMMFLTSFKSMPEIFDTPNRTLLTRVLPDSFNLENYRLIITGEAKQLNGISFLVFIKNTFITSVGAIIPAILMSCLAAYGFSKFSFPGKTIFYYMLLMLLMIPMEMISIPLFQIVAKWGLVDTYVGIMLPGAISAFGIFLMKENYDTIPKDYIEAARIDGQNEFGIFFKIIVPMSTGAMMTFLVIKFTQNWNSYFWPLLVVGSEEKKTVTLGLSKFTSDLFQQWNELTAAVILSLLPTLLLFVIFKDKIVSGLMRSGLK, encoded by the coding sequence ATGTCAAAAACTTCGATAATAAAGCACAAGGAATATATGAGAATCTTACCAAAATTTAAGAACATTTCTATTAGTAGTCTGGTAATTACAACCATTCTAGCGTTATTTATTGTTATTCCATTTATTATGATGTTCTTAACTTCATTTAAGTCAATGCCAGAGATTTTTGATACGCCGAATCGTACACTTCTTACCCGAGTATTGCCCGATTCGTTCAATTTGGAAAATTATCGACTTATTATTACTGGTGAAGCGAAACAGCTCAATGGTATTTCATTCTTAGTTTTTATTAAAAATACGTTTATTACCTCAGTGGGAGCAATCATCCCGGCTATTCTAATGTCATGCTTAGCTGCATATGGATTTTCCAAGTTTTCTTTTCCTGGTAAAACTATATTCTATTACATGCTACTCATGTTACTCATGATCCCAATGGAAATGATTAGTATTCCTCTATTTCAAATCGTTGCTAAATGGGGGCTTGTTGATACATACGTTGGTATAATGTTACCCGGTGCCATTTCTGCTTTCGGAATTTTTCTTATGAAAGAGAATTACGATACCATACCAAAAGATTATATTGAAGCAGCTAGGATTGACGGTCAAAACGAATTCGGTATTTTTTTTAAAATTATTGTTCCTATGAGTACAGGAGCAATGATGACCTTTCTAGTAATTAAATTTACACAGAACTGGAATAGCTATTTTTGGCCTCTCCTTGTCGTAGGATCTGAGGAGAAGAAGACTGTAACCCTTGGGCTTTCAAAATTCACTTCTGATCTTTTCCAGCAGTGGAATGAGCTGACTGCAGCTGTCATTTTGAGTCTGCTCCCTACTCTTTTATTGTTTGTAATTTTTAAGGACAAAATTGTAAGTGGTCTAATGCGCTCTGGATTAAAGTAA
- a CDS encoding metallophosphoesterase, translating to MVKRILSYLAVALLVMTFVGCTSLSKQDTVASDGVQPLWVAGDTRDKIIVLSDLHTGFEDTYAEIQENRTYLIEFIQRIAVTSDVREVVLNGDILDEWFLPLSFVETDRGDFYRKNIENNKDLVDAFNEVMDAGINLVYVVGNHDMSVNIQYIEEAIPGMKVCSQHLGVGLYRTGDRGEIVIEHGHRYDVFSAPDTITNAHLTNGPTMFPPGYFYARFAADYVLKGKPTYKADMPVIETVPDPVNDPDQFGAYAYYRTMEKVFKNITPTDGFTDKLLDMRIDGYNDTYSIQDLYPVRNEQGEISAPVLFPNYQRTWEARQKANGVKVHSSFAVASLGALDSKYFESQARAQFEVDKAESDTSVVLFGHTHVPLFYDYGNDHYYVNTGTWIDHNINYKEKDGSLLSRTFAVVTTGPSSTAVDVYQYQEDGKLRDLKSQLLADHEK from the coding sequence ATGGTAAAACGTATACTTTCTTACCTTGCAGTAGCTTTATTGGTCATGACCTTCGTTGGATGCACGTCCTTGTCAAAACAGGACACAGTAGCATCGGATGGGGTACAACCGCTCTGGGTTGCAGGAGACACTCGAGACAAAATCATCGTGCTCAGCGACCTTCACACAGGCTTTGAAGATACCTATGCGGAGATTCAGGAGAATCGGACGTATCTCATCGAATTCATACAACGCATCGCCGTGACTTCGGATGTCCGGGAAGTCGTACTCAACGGTGACATCCTTGATGAATGGTTCCTGCCGCTCTCCTTTGTCGAAACCGACAGAGGCGATTTCTACCGAAAAAACATCGAAAACAATAAGGATTTGGTCGACGCATTCAATGAAGTCATGGATGCAGGCATCAATCTGGTATATGTCGTCGGAAACCATGACATGTCAGTCAATATACAATACATCGAGGAGGCGATCCCAGGCATGAAAGTCTGTTCGCAACACCTCGGAGTCGGATTGTACCGAACCGGGGATCGTGGCGAGATCGTTATTGAGCATGGCCATCGGTATGATGTGTTCTCAGCACCAGACACCATAACCAATGCTCATCTCACCAACGGCCCTACCATGTTTCCTCCGGGATACTTCTACGCTCGATTCGCAGCAGACTATGTACTTAAGGGGAAACCAACATACAAGGCCGACATGCCGGTGATCGAGACTGTTCCAGACCCTGTGAACGACCCTGACCAATTCGGAGCCTATGCTTACTATCGGACCATGGAGAAAGTATTCAAAAACATCACCCCAACCGATGGATTCACGGACAAGCTTTTAGATATGCGCATTGATGGATACAACGATACCTATTCGATCCAGGATTTGTATCCGGTACGCAACGAACAGGGAGAAATTTCTGCTCCTGTGCTCTTTCCGAACTATCAACGGACTTGGGAAGCACGTCAGAAGGCTAATGGGGTGAAAGTGCATTCCAGCTTCGCGGTTGCATCCTTGGGTGCTCTCGACAGCAAGTATTTCGAAAGTCAGGCACGAGCGCAGTTTGAAGTCGACAAGGCCGAAAGCGATACCAGCGTAGTGCTCTTCGGACACACCCACGTCCCATTGTTCTACGACTATGGCAATGACCACTACTATGTGAATACCGGTACTTGGATTGACCACAACATCAATTACAAGGAGAAGGATGGCAGCCTCCTCAGCAGGACGTTCGCGGTGGTGACCACAGGGCCTTCTTCCACTGCAGTTGATGTCTATCAATACCAGGAGGATGGCAAGTTGCGTGATCTCAAGAGCCAATTGCTCGCCGACCATGAGAAATAG
- a CDS encoding type II CAAX endopeptidase family protein, which translates to MKKCKAILKDNEVVAFLLGTYVISWLIWMPFVIFSQGWMKGLGSFGPTISALLITGITKGSSGLKELFAKVLIWKVHIFWYVFSLFSTLGAIVLSLGMYRLMGGEVVNTNDPGQWYLIPVIFLYVLFFSVAGEEFGWRGFLLPRLQKQYSALSASLIIGLFWGFWHLPLFLIPGDFHEQIPFLLFILQDVALAVILTWIYNNTRGSLLLVHLFHAASNATVGLLPILPMKPGDSLMPLYITVAVLVLVAISIVVIYGPRTLSRARPENI; encoded by the coding sequence ATGAAGAAGTGTAAAGCGATACTGAAAGACAATGAGGTAGTGGCGTTCTTATTAGGTACCTACGTGATTTCTTGGTTGATCTGGATGCCTTTTGTGATCTTTTCTCAGGGATGGATGAAAGGCCTTGGAAGTTTCGGCCCAACTATCTCTGCTCTCCTGATCACAGGGATAACCAAAGGAAGCAGTGGCCTAAAAGAACTATTTGCCAAGGTTCTTATCTGGAAGGTGCACATTTTCTGGTATGTGTTCAGTCTTTTCAGTACGTTGGGTGCTATTGTACTATCGTTGGGTATGTACCGATTGATGGGGGGAGAAGTGGTGAATACCAACGACCCTGGACAATGGTACCTTATTCCCGTGATATTCCTGTATGTCCTGTTCTTCAGTGTGGCTGGAGAAGAATTTGGGTGGAGGGGATTCCTCCTTCCCCGGTTGCAGAAACAGTATAGTGCACTCTCTGCCAGTCTGATCATCGGATTGTTCTGGGGATTTTGGCATCTGCCTCTTTTTCTCATACCAGGCGACTTCCACGAACAGATTCCCTTCTTGCTATTCATCCTTCAGGATGTGGCACTCGCGGTCATTCTGACTTGGATCTATAACAATACCCGCGGCAGTCTGTTGTTGGTACACCTATTCCATGCTGCGAGTAATGCCACGGTAGGTCTTTTACCCATACTTCCCATGAAGCCTGGCGACAGCCTCATGCCGCTGTATATCACTGTTGCGGTCCTGGTATTGGTAGCCATATCTATAGTTGTCATATACGGGCCTAGAACCCTCTCAAGGGCAAGACCTGAAAACATTTAA
- a CDS encoding response regulator transcription factor — MNKIRVMIADDQAIVAQGLGALLSVEDDMEVVKIVDNGQKVLEELEKQPVDVILMDIRMPVMNGVECTGHVCEKYPDTKVLILTTFDDDDYISKAIGNGASGYMLKDLTAEKLTAAVRNVHIGNSVLDQLITKKIVGYTGAIREKRICIKTENGEVLTTREMDILKLVARGLNNTEIADALCLSLGTVKNYITSLYDKLGIKGRPKLMSFALEKGLMGDGGSTG, encoded by the coding sequence ATGAACAAGATTCGGGTGATGATCGCAGATGACCAGGCAATAGTGGCACAAGGATTGGGTGCTTTGTTGTCGGTGGAAGACGATATGGAAGTGGTGAAGATTGTCGATAATGGGCAGAAAGTTCTGGAAGAACTGGAAAAGCAGCCTGTCGATGTGATTCTCATGGATATCAGGATGCCTGTCATGAACGGAGTGGAATGCACAGGGCACGTATGCGAAAAATATCCCGATACCAAGGTGTTGATACTCACGACCTTTGATGATGACGATTATATCAGCAAGGCCATTGGCAATGGGGCCTCCGGCTATATGCTGAAAGACCTTACGGCAGAAAAACTCACGGCTGCAGTACGGAACGTGCACATCGGTAATTCTGTGCTGGACCAGCTTATTACCAAGAAGATTGTAGGATATACAGGTGCAATAAGGGAAAAACGTATATGTATTAAGACTGAAAACGGTGAAGTGCTTACCACAAGGGAGATGGATATTCTAAAGCTTGTTGCACGTGGTTTGAACAATACGGAGATAGCAGATGCACTGTGTTTATCCTTGGGAACGGTCAAGAACTACATAACTTCTCTCTATGACAAGCTTGGAATAAAGGGCCGGCCCAAACTGATGTCGTTTGCACTAGAGAAAGGGCTTATGGGGGACGGGGGAAGTACCGGATGA
- a CDS encoding sensor histidine kinase: MLRGVLPYILAILIIGQDYFSVSEEYGFVVLLTVALVIIEYSLRYNCIYFWVPLILYQAVALFKIKVSQGYLDGDFIAGYILSNTVTYCFVAATFYFAKRQLIQNNQLHYLMRELKGKTMQLEEAGILKERSRIAREIHDTLGHSLTGAIIQLEVARKLIDKNSDKALEAIIRSQEITRSGFNDVKRAIKALNPLGIEELSLSECVHQLIQEARDSYNFHIEHDIDLLDNLPDTLKIPIYRIVQELITNSIRHGEASSMELTMECHDNTLRIQSHDNGKGCAKLQEGNGLRGIRARIDQLDGQVYFSSQEGKGFTVLIYIPLKG, from the coding sequence GTGCTGCGAGGCGTTCTGCCTTATATTCTTGCCATTCTCATCATAGGACAAGACTATTTCTCTGTTTCTGAGGAGTACGGATTCGTCGTACTTCTCACGGTAGCATTGGTGATCATTGAATACAGTCTTAGGTATAATTGCATCTATTTCTGGGTGCCTCTTATCCTGTATCAGGCGGTGGCTCTTTTTAAGATAAAGGTAAGCCAAGGGTACTTGGATGGAGATTTTATTGCCGGATATATCTTAAGCAATACCGTGACGTACTGTTTTGTCGCAGCTACGTTCTATTTTGCGAAGAGACAGCTCATTCAGAATAATCAACTTCATTATCTTATGAGAGAACTCAAAGGCAAGACAATGCAACTTGAGGAAGCTGGTATTTTGAAGGAACGTAGCCGCATCGCCCGGGAAATCCATGACACACTTGGGCACTCACTGACCGGTGCAATAATACAGCTTGAGGTTGCCAGAAAACTCATCGATAAGAATTCAGATAAAGCCCTGGAAGCGATTATTCGGAGTCAAGAGATTACAAGATCTGGGTTCAATGATGTGAAAAGGGCTATAAAAGCACTAAACCCATTGGGCATTGAAGAGCTGTCGCTCTCAGAATGTGTACACCAATTGATACAAGAAGCCCGAGACAGCTACAATTTCCATATTGAACATGATATCGATCTTCTTGATAACCTCCCAGATACTCTAAAAATACCTATCTATAGAATAGTCCAAGAGCTTATTACCAACAGCATACGGCATGGAGAGGCTAGCAGTATGGAACTCACCATGGAATGCCATGATAATACCCTGAGGATACAGAGCCATGACAACGGTAAAGGATGTGCCAAGCTACAGGAAGGCAATGGGCTGAGAGGTATTAGAGCGAGAATCGACCAACTCGACGGACAGGTATATTTCTCATCACAAGAAGGCAAGGGCTTTACTGTTCTTATCTACATCCCTTTGAAAGGGTGA
- a CDS encoding NfeD family protein: protein MNLWWIFVIVGILFMAMEIITPGFIVMWFGIATIVAAIPVYFGASTSVVLIVFAVTLLILTVFVRRIFINRFVGKEGVRTNASSLIGQQAVVVETIDPLKSTGKVRVRKEVWSAVAKENEPIAVGQIVVVKALDGVKLMVEKE, encoded by the coding sequence ATGAATTTGTGGTGGATCTTTGTAATTGTCGGGATTCTCTTCATGGCTATGGAGATCATAACACCCGGCTTCATTGTCATGTGGTTCGGCATTGCAACTATCGTTGCTGCGATACCCGTATACTTTGGTGCTTCAACCTCAGTTGTGCTGATTGTCTTCGCCGTCACTCTACTCATTCTGACTGTGTTTGTACGCAGAATCTTTATCAATCGCTTTGTTGGTAAAGAAGGTGTCAGAACAAACGCTTCCTCCTTGATCGGCCAGCAGGCTGTGGTCGTCGAGACCATCGATCCGTTGAAATCAACCGGAAAGGTCAGGGTGCGCAAGGAAGTATGGAGTGCAGTCGCCAAGGAGAATGAACCAATTGCCGTCGGACAGATTGTTGTAGTGAAAGCTCTGGACGGGGTGAAATTGATGGTGGAAAAGGAGTAG